The stretch of DNA TAGCGTAGTATCCCCTTCCACCTCTGCCAGTTTAGCCCTTCTGACCAACAGTGGCATAAACCTACAGTTCATGCATAGGTTGTCAGATATACCTGTCCTCAGGTGTTCAACTCCGAGACAGGCCGGACAGACACTGATCGCGGCCATCCTCAGGTTGGAGAGGGGCCATACAAGAGTTACAGACATGCCAGCTCAACATGTCATTAAGTGGGACAGTTTCCAGAAAAGCACGAAAGAATAATACAGTCAATACTATGCTGCACAATTATTTCATAAACAGTGTAAGACAGTCACAGTGGAAACACTGTGCCGCACACccacacaaaaataaagttcaAACGCGTCCACACCGGAGCGTGCctcaaatacacatttatttcaACGAGTCAGTGCACTCCACACTGTCCGACAATTTAAAGTAAGATGTCTAATGGCGTGCTTACTGCCGCTACAACCCACCGAAAACAGAGAATCAAGCAACGTAGCATGTAATATAACATGTGGCGAAAACACCGCCATTCAAATCAAATATAAGCCCGGTGAGCCGCCGGCTCTTATCATCGGCTAACAATTAAAGCAAGTTAGCTGACTTACCTGTCTGCAGTAATTCAGTACGAATCGTAACAGCGAGATCACAGCTGTTCGCCCGAAAGAAACAGACACATTCCAGtataaagagatctcatttggtgaatattcttttgaatatcttagttttattttaaagggtattcctaaaatcctgttcttaatcatttacagatctccaggatactgtgcaagttttattgatgaattttctgaattattgtctgttatttcgactgattttaaccattttatcttgaccggggattttaacattcacatagataacatgacggatggtaatgccaaagaattttcttctgtgctggacatgtttggtttgtggcaacatgtaacagaacctatccaccttcgaggtcacattctggacctgctcatttctaaaggtgttgatatttcttctgttgtgataattgatttggccttgtctgaccatttttgtattttatttgatttattgatcactcagaatgttcaaacaaccagcttctcagttaagaagagttacataaatgagaaaacaagtgctcagtttagggaggccatagctatgttaccaaaaatgagcgcagagtcggttgaaggaatgctggataaTTTTAACTTAaaattttttaatgtaatggaagctgttgcaccgataagaattagcaccttgatcaaacagaaaaccccatggagaaacaccactacgggcaaaaacctgaaaagagaatgcaggagagctgaacgtaaatgtCATGGTTTGAGCCGTATTCTGTTTTCCCAACTGACCCTGAATGCATCGTATCTTCTGCCTGATCTCCTGATTGTTTGCACCTGGTCTGCAGCCTTTATAGCTCTCAGTTTCTCTCCAGTTCGCTGCCAGATTGTCTGCAGTAATTACGCAGTATTCGAGCCTCTGTTTCTGTGCATTTTCTCCTGTCTGCTTGTTTTTGACCTGGACTGTTTTTTGACCCTGTCTTCTggattttcaattcaatttaattcatttttatttatatagcgccaaatacaacaaatgtcatctcaaggcacttagatagtaagtccaattcaagccaattggaattcaattaaaggACCTTGGATACTGGATTACAGATTGGATACCTGGATTTTGGATACTGGACCTTGGATTTGGTTTTGGATTTTGAATTTAGGAGGTCAGCTTCTGGACTGTCTCACTCCTACCCGTCGCCAAGAGGATATTGCTGTTGGTGCCCTGCTACACCTCACCTGTTCGCAGGCTCCACCCTAGCCTTCCGCAGTGGACAAGGTTTCCCTGGACTGAGCAGTTTCTCCCTGAGTTTGTTCTTAAAAATAAAGACTGTTATACCTTCTCCTTGGGTTGTGTCATTCTGGGTCCATTCTGTGTTGGTACGGGTCATTAcagtaaatggaggaaaacaaagcttcagattcactatgagctgtacaaacaaagcctgcgtagttataacaatgagctgtgcaaggccagacagctgcattaatctgaaatgattaataagaatgtcaacaattctcaaactctgtttgctatggttgaaaaactcacaaatcctcctaaacagtcaaacccagacctcgttttcacagagaaatgcaatgaatttgccaacttttttagccaaaaaatcaaaacaattacacaaaacattcacgcaacaccgacaaacaagaaaactaatctgtgtctaaaacctagaaataactttGACGTTATGTCAcgatttaatattgttgatttaaaaatcctagaggaaacagttcggcagctgaaatcaacaacttgcactctggacataataccatccgactttaaaaactgtttttacctcagtagaaagtgatctcctacaaatagttaacagctcactggcatcaggcatttttcccaagtcactaaagacagctgccattaagccactcctaaagaagagaactctagacgcctctatgatgaacaactacagacctgtctctaatctctcttttatatctaagattattgagaaagttgtatttaaccagctcaacgactttctgaatgaaagtggaagtcttgataactttcaatcaggcttcagacgtcatctgttcctacagaatcttctcgccCAGATTCCGAGTGACAGAcagctctggcggtcatccagaaTTCATAGAACCGTACTTACATTCGtaatcacagcactgaaacagatctagtcaaagtgttaaacgacatcaggttgaatactgattctggtaatgtttcagtcctggttctgttggacctcagcgctgcgtttgatactgtagataacaggatcctgttgcacaggctggaaaactgggttggactttctggagcggtccttaactggttcaggtcctacttaaaaggccggagttattttgttacaattggcagctatgaatctgagcgagtggccatgacttgtggagtcccccaggggtcaattcttggacctcttctgtttaacttgtatatgctccctttgggtcagatattgcagaattttaacatcaattatcacagttatgcagacgatacacaactttatgtgtctctgtcaccggacgactgcagcccagcagacgtactgtgtcagtgtctggaggaagtaaacacctggatgagagagaattttctacaattaaatgaagacaaaactgagatcattctgtttggtagcaaagagacgagggtcagcgttggtaaatatcttgagttTCGGGACCTTagtgaccaagttggtaacctcggagtgttgatagactcagatctgactttcagcagccagatcaaagctgtcaccaaggcagctttttaccatctcagaaatatcaacagaattaaaggtttcctctcccaaaaagaccaggagaaactcatccatgcattcatctccagtagactccattactgtaatgcttttttaactggacttcctaAAAGAGcaataaacatctgcagctcatccagaacgctgctgctagagttttaacccggactaagagatctgaacacatcacaccagttttaaaatttttactctggcttccagtcagtcacagaatagattttaaaagcctgctgatggtttacaaatcccagaacggtttaggcccaaaatacatctgtgatatgttcagagaatataaagccagcagagctcttagatccaaggactcaggtcagctggtccagtccagagtccaaactaaacatggagaagcagcatttagctgtaatgctgcaaacaagtggaacaaactgccagtggagattaaactttcaccaaatggagacatttttaaatccaggttaaaaacatttcttttctcatgtgtctatgcatgaaatctgcacgatatttttgaacttatctggactgttgcttgtttttaatcattttaataattacatttttttctccttatattcttttatgtatttttaatgcttcttacactccctgctgcaatgcttttattttatgtaaagcactttgaattgtttgtacatgaaatgtgctatacaaataaatttgatttgatttacctGGAGAGGATGATGGGGGGGTTACAAATGTGACTTACAAAtaaggatataacattacagctaacatcaaagctaacaataagctacatagaaggaaaccactagtcagactctgtcagacgtgacaggggtgacagtgtagagacagagtgcaggcatagagggaagtacagaaagataaagtgtagtagagggggtagggaagtacagggtaagtgctaggataggagatgctctctgaagatctggtgtcttcaagagtttcttgaagatagactGGGATGCCCCTGTTCTTGTAGCACTTGGTAAGTCATTCCACCATcatggaacgacacatgaacagagtctggattgtcttaagcgtggtgtaggcactgctagacgacaatcctgtgacgaccggagttaccgagttgtgacataaggattcaagtagatgggagccgttccatttaGTACTTTGTGGGCTAACATCAGTGGCTTGAATTTGATGTGggcggctaagggtagccagtcgagctcaatgaacagagggcTGACGTGTGCTCCTTTGGGGTACTACTATTATTTATATCAGTTTTATGAAAACTTTATGATCACTGTATCCACAAAACGTAAAATTGACCATTATTACACAAAATAGTCAAACTCAGTCCCTGCTTCTTGCATAAAAAAGATCAGATGTCTCTTCCATATTTTAATGCATAACTGTTTCATTCTTAGGTGGAGCATCTGATCCAGGAGAGAGGCTGGGAGTTCATGTGGAACGAACGTCTGGGCTACATCCTCACATGTCCCTCCAACCTGGGCACCGGTCTCAGGGCAAGCGTCCACGTACGCCTGCCAAATCTCAGCAAGGTGACGCCTGGGACAccttcagacacacacacagcttttaGCTTATTCAGAATAAATAGAATTTAATTTTTCATAAAGCTTCAAGCATCATTTAATggtgttttacatttttaaaattgTCAAGCCCTGTGTGTGAATCTGTATCATTCCTCTGTGACAGTGAGTTTCATTTACATAATTCTGCTTTCTCAAATACTCACCAGAACACCACATGTATAAATCTTCTGCCAAAAATGGTCCCTAATGCATAAAAAGCAGAGGTTTTACAACTTTGTAAAAGAGTTGTTGATAGTAACAAGAAACAGATCTTCCAATTGTAAAGGTTTGTTTTCAGCATGGATACTTTGCAAGTCTccaagtggggggggggggggttagcaACTTGTAACACCTGCCGCCGCTCAATCACCCCCCTCACCAATCAACAAGGCTGCAACAGGACATTGTTGAAGGGTTAGTTTCTGTATGTTTGTACCTTGGCTAAGGAAACACTCTCATGCTGACTGTCACTGACATACTGACAATGtattgatcccagagggaaatattTTAGCAGTGTATCTGTaagttagcagcagatgctagtgaacaatgctttctcatcaacagttaTGGACCAAGCCAGAGATGTACGCAGcgtaactcgtagtaatgcatgtgtaccgttaattactgcgtttaaacattttgtaacctcattaaaaaaaatttacttGGAGACCTACATCTTTATACTAAATATAACAATAATGTAATGTTAACACACCGAGAGGTACACAGCGTTCAATGTAGAAacgagagtgaggagaggaccggCCTTGTGCGAAAATCTGTTCCCCTGGTGTCGGGAGCGCGCACAACAGGCGGAGAGACAGATTCTACAGTCTGTACGTCATTTCTGATCAAGTGGGCGGTAAAACGTCAAAACGTAATCATTTATCGTGTCAAGGTTGTTATTTTATCTTTGAACCTGCGGGCTCCCAGTATAAAACGTGTTTTTGACACAGTttcgtggggggggggggttatgccGAGAGAACCATAGTCTTTTCCAACTTGAGTCGTGTTCACTTGAATGAtagtttaaaggataagaccggttttttgacattgggcccttgatttcacattataacatgatgttctactcacccctgcatgttgttgaacatttggagctgttccgaagatattcgagaggcgtctggctgctctcttgagatattcggccatgaaacggtttcctatgggcaagcttatacagggacaaactatgctgtttataatttattaattactgtacactagcactgataacgttgaggtgcgtcgcttacttaaaaaaatccgggttactgtaattttgaatttttgtcgtaaagtgggtgttactgacgtcctcgtcgtgctactgccacagacaacccacagacctgctgcctatttattcattcggctaaaattcaaaattacagtaacccagatttttttaagtaagcgacgcacctccacgttatcagtgctagtgtacagtaattaataaattataaacagcatagtttgtgcctgtataagcttgcccataggaaacagtttcatggccgaatatctcaagagagcagccagacgcctcgcgaatatcttcggaacagctccaaatgttcaacaacaagcaggggtgagtagaacatcatgttataatgtgaaatcaagggcccaatgtcaaaaaaccggtcttatcctttaacagaTAACTCAGTCAGTCACCCAAACACTGTTTGGGTGACTGACCCCCCCATATCTCGTACAGAGAGTAACCAATCAACTCAAGTTTTGGGTCATCTATTCCACTCATAATACTCGACTATTCCTGTGAATTTGAACACATTTGCTCCTTTCTTACCAAAGTTACTTGGGGGAACAGATTAtgtcagagagagaaaaacaggctggctgaccctaaccctaaccctgaaataatctacccctaaccctaaccctaaacctaacccaggTTCAAAGATCAAATAACAACCTTGACATGATAAATTATTACGTTTTGTCGTTTTACCGACAACTTGATCAGAAATGACGTACAGACTGTAGAatccatagacataatatacgtctATGGTAGAATCTGCCTCTCCGGCTGTTGTGCGCGCTCCCGACACCAGAGGAACAGATTATTTTAGGGGAACAGAATTTCGCATAAAACACTGGTGTTGTGTTGAAAACAGCTGCAAGTTGTCTGACTTACAGAACGTAATCGTTCAACTAGAAAGCTTCAgttaacaaagtaatgtgggaacaataatgttcatctttcagaaaggaacagAAATAACTCCGTAGAAGTCATTTTCAATAGcaaagctgttagcgttagctactGCTAAACgaaaaaataaagcaataaataaaccatgaggaattatttctcagatacttccatttccctgctctgaagttcaggctctgagagttggaactgatccctctttgtggctcagtttcttcagtccagcgttgaactggaccaagttgttaaaacagtgggatgaaaagtggctgctgcacatccacagtctttatctaactctgctggaacattagcctcagatagagtttatcctcTGAGACTGCTGGtagatggaagatgcatgctcctcagtacaGCAGACAACAACAATTTAACAGGATGCGGCATTTTAAATTCTTCTTCTCATCTAGAATCCCCTAAAAATGTCTTATCTTTATACAACGAAACCAAAATCTCgtaactttttaaaattctgcttctttaaaatatgtttttaatgATCCAGCAAAATGTCCGGCAAAAACTGCAGGACGCACGTTTCTCCACAATACTCAACAACTTGCAGCTGCAGATGCGAGGCCCAGGCGGAGTCGACTCTGCGGTTACCGGAGACACCTTTGACATTTCCAACAACAACCGTCTGGGAAAATCTGAGGTGAGGAACAAGCAGCTGTCAGCATTAGGCTCGGTCTGAGCCTGAACTCTTCTGCTGAAATGACCtttggtgtgtgttcaggtggagCTGGTTCAGCTGCTGATCGACGGGGTCAACTATCTGATCGAATGCGAGAAGAGGCTGGAGAAGGGCCAGGACTTCAAAGTCCCAGCTCCCATCGCTCAGATCAGGAAGTGAAATTTGGACTGATGCCGGTTAGCAGGAGGTCAGCGGTCGGTTTGGTGCTCCCTCCCACAGCGAGCCTGACGGAGAACCACAGAGCGCCGCCCGTCCACCACCACAGAGCAGGTTGATGCAACTCACAGATTGTAAATCTTCAGGGTAAAGTAATCTACTGTTAGGGGGAAAGTTCTTACCTCAACTTAACTGTTACCCTGACTTTAATATATAaccaaaattaaacattttgactttggttttattttctttgtcacTTTTATTGAATCTGAAATAAACAAGTGTAAGAAAGACTTGTATTGATTTTCATTTTGAATGCCTCCTCActgcttttcttaccttttACTTCCTTCTGCTGGTCGAGCTCATCTCAAACCATCTCAAGGGTTTAATTGTGGGGGCTTGGTCACATGATGTAGGTCTCCAACAATCAGCCTCACAGATCCTAGAAGTTTCCATTAGTTGTGTTAAATTAAGTCTGCTTCAACTCTGGGAAACACTGGTTTCTAAAACTCTTCTCTACAGCACAAGGAACTCTTTGTCTTCCTTTAtacagaggatagactttaaagttctgatgctggtctataaagctctgaatagtctaggaccaaaatacatcagtgacctcctgacccagtatgaaccttccagacccctcaggtcatctggatccggtcttctgtTCCCAGAGGCacaaccagacatggagaagctgcgttcagcttctatgctccacatgtctggaacaaactcccagaaagcctcagatcagctgcaaCACTCAGtttatttaagtccaggttgaagacacacctattttcagctgcgtttgaaaaaaactccaaatctgaagcttgagtttcagaacttaatcacattttaactactgatttattgttcttatttatgtatctgtaaagcactttgaatcgccttgtagttgaattgtgctatacaaatattCTTGCCTCGCCCCGCCCCGCCCCGGTTGTTTTTTGGGGAGGGGATTTCAttccatttttcctttttgtgtcAATGTTACACCACACGAACAGTTCAGGAATAGACCAGGGGGTattaatgaaaaaatataaataaaaatgaaagaataaataaataaataaaaattaagacaAATCTAGGAGTATACATTCCAAAATCAACATGAGACAAAAGAAGGGTGTTTTAGTGGTTCATACATGTTCCACCTCTCCATAAGTTTCTTTAATttcttaattcaattcaaattcaattcaaaaataacatttaatttccctctgggataaataaagtgatgtagctcaattaaatcaaggagttattatagatgctgatggctgtgggcaggaaagatttcctgtagcggtccgttttgcatccaaactgaagaagcctttgactgaagagactctgttttccgataagtctcatggagaggatgttcagggttgtccataattctcttgattttatgcaaaatccttctttgcattattgtctccagaggatccacagtcgtccccagaacagaaccagccttccttatcaggttgttgagtctttttaggtccctggttctgatgctgctgccccaaaagatgacgcaagaggaaatgacactctcaacaacagacttgtagaatatctgcaacatcttgttgcaaaccttgaaggaccttagcttcctcaagaagtacagtctgctctgtcctttcttgtagatggcttcactgttgtgtctccagtctagtctgttgtccacatgaacaccaaggtatttatattcctcaaccagggtttgatctgaccctgtttctcctgaaatctacaatcatctcctttgttttgttaacattcaagatgagatgattgttcccacaccatgccacaaagcggtccaccagctctctgtactcagcttcttgtccatctctgatacacccgacaactgcagagtcatctgaatatttctgtagatgacaggagtctgacttgtactggaagtctgaagtgtacagagtgaaaaggaatggtgagagtacagtcccctgtggtgctcctgtgctgctgatcacctggttagacacacaattcttcagtctgacaaactgtggtctgtttgtcaggtagtcattaatccaggtgattgttgaggcctccacctgagtcttctggagtttcagacgaagcagatcaggctggattgtgttaaatgcactggagaaatcaaagaacatgatcctcacagtgctgcctgctttgtccagatgacagtgggtttgttgaagcaggtgtatgatagcgtcttcaactccaactccatggcgataagcaaactgcagggggtcctgatatgtgctggtttgcttacacaggtgggtcaacaggagtctctccaggaccttcatgatgtgggatgtcagggcaacaggtctgtagtcattgatgtctgaagggtgagttttctttggtaccggaaccagacaggatgtcttccacaacagtggtaccttctcttgggtcaagctaaggttgaaaaggtgttgcagaatcccacagagctgctctgcacaggccttcaggactcgggggctgacaccatctggacctgcagccttgttctggttcagtctctccaactgcctcttcacctgacttctagaaacagaaaagtgggagggggaggcaaaggggacagcagcatctcctgatttggttgaagacaaactagtggaagcagaagaatccatgactgaggtggaggtggagatgttacaggaaagctgtgggtcagaggagggtgggatgtctctttggctgggaacaggagcggaggatggtgagcttgttcctgaactgaacctgttgaagaatgtgttcagctcatttgctctgtccagacttccatccatccgatcctccctctgcttgaggcctgtgatcttcttcattcctggccacacatctctgatattgttcctctgcagtttactctcaagcttctttctatacacctccttgctctctctgatcttgactttgagctgcttctgtaaactcctcagtaactccctgtctcgctccctaaaggctcttttttttcttgttcaatagttcctttagctcactggtgatccagggtttgttattagggaatcatctcactgttctggttgggatggtgttgtccacacagaagtttatatagtcagtcacacactcagtcatggcattaatgtcctctccatgtggcttacaaagagaaattcaatcggttgcatcaaaacaaccctgtaaggcttcttcagcttcctctgaccactttctaacagtcctttttatgacaggtagtctctggacaagaggtttatatgctgaatagagaaaaacaaggttgtgatctgatttacccaggggaggtcttgatttggaaatgtatgaatccttgacatttgtgtaaaacaaatccaatgtcttgttttctctggtagagcagctgacaaactgttgaaaagttggcagtgtagcagagagtgaggcatgattaaagcattaaaaatacataaaagaatataaagagaaacaaataaaatcatttaaatgaatttaaaaacaagcaacagtcaagataagttaaaagatatttcatgcatagacacatgagaaaagaaatgtctttaacctggatttaaaaatgtctacatttcgtgaaagtttaatctccacttgcagtttgttccacttgttggcagcaaaacagctaaatgctgcttcttcatgtttagtctggactctggactggaccagctgacctgagtccttggatctaagagctctgctgggtttatattctctgaacatatcacagatgtattttgggcctaaaccgttctgggatttgtaaaccatcagcagggttttaaaatctattctgtgactgactggaagccagtgtaaagattttaaaactggtgtgatgtgttcagatctcttagtccaggttaaaactccagcagcagcgttctggatgagctgcagatgtttaatgctctttttaggaagtccagttaaaagagcattacagtaatggagtctactggagatgaatgcatggatgagtttctcctggtctttttgggagaggaaacctttaattctgttgatgtttctgaggtggtaaaaagctgccttagtgacagctttgatgtggctgctgaaagtcagatctgagtctatcaacactctgaggttacgaacctggtcagtgattgtaaggtcccgagtctcaagatatttaccaacgctgaccctcttctctttgctaccaaacagaatgatctcagttttgtcttcatttaattgtagaaaattttctctcattcaggtgtttacttcctccagacactgacacagtacgtctgctgggctgcagtcgtccggtgacagagatacataaagttgtgtatcgtctgcataactgtgataattgatgttaaaattctgcaatatctgacccaaagggagcatatacaagttaaacagaagaggtccaagaattgacccctgggggactccacaagtcatggccactcgctcagattcatagctgccaattgtaacaaaataactccggccttctaagtaggacctgaaccagttaaggaccgctccagaaagtccagcccagttttccagcctgtgcaacagaattctgtgatctacagtatcaaacgcagcgctgaggtccaacagaaccaggactgaaacattaccagaatcagtattcaacctaatgtcgttgaACACTtttaccagagctgtttcagtgctgtgatgacgtctgaagcctgattgaaagttatcaacaattcaattcaattcatttttatttttatagcgccaaatacaacaaatgtcatatcaaggcacttagatagtaagtccaattcaagccaattggaattcaattaattaataataatcataattcataaaataatccaattcgttcatatagagccaattcaaaaacaatttcctagctaaggaaaccaacagatatcactgaaaactttttgtttttcggtccaatctcccggcctgagcgtgccttaggcaactgtggagagaaacgactcccttttaacaggaagaaacctctggcagaaccagactcaggaatggtggccatccgcctcgaccagctggggtttgagaagacagaaagggggggaggggggagggccgccgcggcggcggcactgtaacaccattc from Odontesthes bonariensis isolate fOdoBon6 chromosome 22, fOdoBon6.hap1, whole genome shotgun sequence encodes:
- the LOC142372770 gene encoding creatine kinase U-type, mitochondrial-like — protein: MEKGGNMKRVFERFNRGLKQVEHLIQERGWEFMWNERLGYILTCPSNLGTGLRASVHVRLPNLSKQNVRQKLQDARFSTILNNLQLQMRGPGGVDSAVTGDTFDISNNNRLGKSEVELVQLLIDGVNYLIECEKRLEKGQDFKVPAPIAQIRK